The following are encoded together in the Ezakiella massiliensis genome:
- a CDS encoding ABC transporter substrate-binding protein: MKRINIFILCILMLFLSSCTQKEVSVEDEKLNYLLAETGEISIPLTPFESLDPLTTENMSYFYLSSLIFEGLFTLDDNLRPQTLLASSYNLDNNKMTISIKDGITFHDGSALTVRDVLYSLEHFQNSAKGPYYNLVVNNISREFPLSGKIIDNTTIEISYNGVGPFLKEYLIFPIVKEGTLSKKIPLGTGPYMVDSYENKKEIILQAYENYHDEMPSISRIRGVYHDDKDLIYTSLETGRIHVSTSWGQNFYRFFNNEHFNAQTYPSNEMYFLFLNPEGELANPNYREAIKSSIDKERIIKIALDDQGIKTTGFINPNSYFCRVGQDITNIDKAKELLSGEKPTLKFYFYWKNEYQLKIATLIAESLYNLGIKVEFVGNSDEDFNTYLENLKAGGYDIALSSMAVNIIPDYSYNLNSGIFPYQSETISKLNEDIKSTHNESDLILVTNSIDETINRENIFIPLVYKMNALIYSNAIVGDIKPNIIFPYKSLSTAYFTTKENETIDEDAN; the protein is encoded by the coding sequence ATGAAAAGGATAAACATATTTATACTTTGCATACTTATGCTGTTTTTATCTTCGTGCACTCAAAAAGAGGTCTCTGTTGAGGATGAAAAGCTTAACTACCTCCTTGCAGAGACAGGGGAGATAAGCATTCCTCTGACACCCTTTGAATCCTTAGATCCTCTTACAACAGAAAATATGTCTTATTTTTATTTATCTAGTTTAATTTTTGAAGGCTTATTTACTCTAGATGATAATCTTAGGCCACAAACTTTATTGGCTAGCTCATATAATTTGGATAATAACAAGATGACCATTAGCATCAAAGATGGCATAACTTTTCATGATGGATCAGCTTTGACAGTAAGAGATGTCTTGTATTCTCTAGAACATTTTCAAAACTCCGCTAAAGGACCCTATTATAATCTTGTAGTCAACAATATTTCTAGAGAATTTCCTTTGAGTGGAAAAATAATTGATAATACAACAATTGAGATTAGCTATAATGGAGTAGGACCATTTTTAAAGGAATATTTAATTTTCCCAATAGTAAAAGAGGGAACTCTAAGTAAAAAAATCCCTTTGGGAACCGGACCATATATGGTTGATAGCTATGAGAATAAAAAAGAAATAATTTTGCAAGCATACGAAAATTATCATGACGAAATGCCAAGTATTTCTAGAATTAGAGGGGTTTATCATGATGACAAAGATTTGATTTACACTTCTCTTGAAACTGGCAGAATTCATGTATCCACATCATGGGGACAAAACTTTTATAGGTTTTTTAATAATGAGCATTTTAATGCCCAAACTTATCCTTCCAATGAAATGTATTTTTTATTTTTAAATCCTGAGGGAGAATTAGCAAATCCAAATTATAGGGAGGCTATAAAAAGTTCCATTGACAAGGAAAGAATTATTAAGATTGCCTTAGATGATCAAGGAATTAAAACAACTGGATTTATTAATCCCAACAGTTATTTTTGCAGGGTAGGCCAAGATATTACAAATATTGACAAAGCAAAAGAATTACTGTCTGGTGAGAAACCAACTCTTAAATTTTATTTCTATTGGAAAAATGAATATCAGCTTAAAATTGCAACTCTGATTGCAGAATCTTTGTACAATTTGGGAATAAAAGTTGAGTTTGTTGGAAATTCTGATGAGGATTTTAATACTTATTTGGAGAATCTAAAGGCTGGTGGTTACGACATTGCCTTATCATCAATGGCTGTAAATATTATTCCAGATTATTCCTACAATTTAAATTCAGGTATATTTCCTTATCAATCAGAAACTATTAGCAAACTAAATGAAGATATCAAATCTACACACAACGAATCAGATTTAATCTTAGTTACCAACAGTATAGATGAGACTATTAATAGAGAGAATATTTTTATTCCCCTTGTCTACAAGATGAATGCCCTTATATATTCAAATGCTATAGTGGGGGATATAAAACCAAATATTATTTTTCCTTATAAGTCACTTAGCACTGCATATTTTACAACTAAAGAAAATGAAACCATTGATGAAGACGCAAACTAA
- a CDS encoding lytic transglycosylase domain-containing protein produces MIKNIKFLIKLMLTLAVLYVGVNFYLSYNYPIKYEKVADQVCAEVGVDKSLVLAIIKTESGFDPNAVSKKNALGLMQVIPETIEYTSQKYRIEVGINDIFTPEKNMEIGAYYLKNLIERFGSTDRAILAYNAGPSVVKRWIDEGLEDVNDDTYSWVPYDETRNYIKRVKKARKGYEFLISKDYRVPQNMQEYFMKLTKAEDGVVPAIKKFIKEFVK; encoded by the coding sequence TTGATAAAAAATATTAAATTTTTAATTAAACTAATGCTTACGCTGGCAGTTCTATATGTTGGCGTAAACTTTTATTTATCATACAATTACCCGATAAAATATGAAAAGGTTGCCGATCAAGTTTGTGCAGAGGTTGGAGTAGACAAATCTTTGGTTCTTGCAATTATAAAAACAGAGAGCGGGTTTGATCCAAATGCAGTTTCCAAGAAAAATGCCCTTGGCCTAATGCAGGTGATACCTGAAACAATAGAGTACACATCACAAAAGTATAGGATTGAAGTCGGAATAAATGATATTTTTACTCCAGAAAAAAATATGGAGATTGGTGCCTATTATCTAAAGAATTTAATTGAAAGATTCGGTAGCACTGACAGGGCAATACTCGCTTACAATGCTGGACCAAGTGTGGTTAAAAGATGGATTGACGAAGGCCTTGAAGATGTAAATGACGATACTTATTCTTGGGTTCCTTATGATGAAACCAGGAACTATATAAAAAGAGTTAAGAAGGCTAGGAAGGGATATGAATTTTTAATTAGCAAGGACTATAGGGTTCCACAGAATATGCAAGAATATTTTATGAAACTGACAAAGGCAGAAGATGGAGTAGTTCCTGCTATAAAAAAATTTATTAAGGAGTTTGTAAAATGA
- a CDS encoding dephospho-CoA kinase, giving the protein MKPKKIVITGKIGSGKSSFIKILKDKNQFGLRSADDDAKEIISNNIKDIDEITRKICGEGIDYRDVFFKNQELKKEIEDFVYYKLYDYYASIKSDKDIFFEIPLYFESMGIANKCGFIPDEVIYINVDKDIRYRRLKSSRNMTDQDIIDRDRYFVSDEFAIKKAHTIIDNNESLERFQERIIEYLDKKY; this is encoded by the coding sequence ATGAAGCCTAAAAAAATAGTAATAACAGGTAAAATTGGATCTGGAAAGAGCAGTTTTATCAAGATCTTAAAAGATAAAAATCAATTTGGATTAAGGTCTGCAGATGATGACGCAAAGGAAATAATTTCAAATAACATAAAAGATATAGATGAAATTACAAGAAAGATTTGCGGCGAAGGCATAGACTACAGGGATGTTTTTTTCAAAAATCAAGAGCTAAAAAAAGAAATCGAGGATTTCGTCTACTATAAGCTTTATGATTATTATGCTAGTATCAAATCTGACAAAGATATATTTTTTGAAATACCGCTTTATTTTGAATCTATGGGTATAGCTAATAAATGCGGTTTTATACCTGATGAAGTAATTTATATAAATGTTGACAAGGATATAAGATATAGGCGTCTTAAATCTAGCAGAAATATGACAGACCAAGATATTATCGATAGGGACAGATACTTTGTTTCAGATGAATTTGCAATAAAAAAAGCACATACTATAATCGATAACAACGAAAGTTTAGAGAGATTTCAAGAAAGGATAATAGAATATCTTGATAAAAAATATTAA
- the polA gene encoding DNA polymerase I — translation MNNFLVIDGSSLVNRAFYALPPLTNKKGIQTNAIYGFIRMYKRLAEEYKPELVAVLFDPKGPTFRHKMYDGYKSTRKKFPPELSYQISILKNLLDEMGIRTYEVQGYEADDLAGSLSKKYSDDYNVVLVTGDRDYLQLVDDNVKVIYTKRGISETVDYDRQMIMDDYGLIPEQLIDLKALMGDKSDDIPGIDGIGEVTAKKLLHEYKTLDGVYENIDKMKKNKTTERIANGKEAAYLSKELGRIKCDVEVEGKDYFKLRDPNTERVNEIFSDLEFQDFTSGESKDDKIEVEYKLVDSFKDIKFASKTLAIKQFFRNSYHNEEPLAYGVYDGERAYISESVNDFYEIFDEKYELIGGNIKEDLYHLIKNGINKNVFIFDVVVGDYLVDPTSNGETISAVYSRYFSSAKNYEDLFSKNKKTKTEDFDKDKLFNSYAVGLAQIYKLYPVLKDKIESMDMTDLLNDIELPLTHVLANMEYDGVEVKKSILEDLGKQFQADLDHMEEKIFELAGEEFNINSPKQLGEILFNKLDLPVIKKTKTGFSTDQEVLEKLSDKHPLPKLILEYRQDSKLKSTYVDGIVDIIDEDGRLRSTFNQVKTATGRISSTEPNLQNIPTRTEKGRMLRKAFVAKDGHQLLDLDYSQIELRVLAAVSKEEKMIEGFHGDLDIHRKTASEVFDIPYDEVTDMERYHAKAVNFGIVYGISDYGLSRNLDIGRDSAKEYIDNYWRQFPNVKKYMDDVVEGAKKDGYVTTLFNRRRAIPELNSKNFNIRSFGERIALNTPIQGTAADIIKIAMVKVFDYLRENKMKSKLILTIHDELILEAADDEVDKLAKDVKHIMETVTDMGVDLKVDYSIAKDWYEA, via the coding sequence ATGAATAATTTTTTAGTAATAGATGGATCGTCATTGGTTAACAGAGCTTTTTATGCCTTGCCACCTTTAACGAATAAAAAAGGCATACAGACAAATGCTATATATGGATTTATAAGAATGTACAAGAGGTTGGCTGAAGAATACAAACCAGAGCTTGTTGCTGTTTTATTTGACCCAAAGGGACCAACCTTTAGGCACAAAATGTATGATGGTTATAAGTCTACCAGAAAGAAATTTCCACCAGAATTAAGTTATCAAATTTCAATTTTAAAAAATCTTTTGGATGAAATGGGAATTAGAACTTATGAAGTTCAAGGTTATGAAGCAGATGACTTGGCAGGAAGTTTATCAAAAAAATATTCTGATGACTACAATGTCGTTTTAGTAACTGGCGATAGGGATTACTTACAACTTGTGGATGACAATGTAAAAGTTATTTATACAAAGAGAGGCATATCCGAAACAGTTGACTATGACAGGCAAATGATTATGGACGACTACGGACTTATACCAGAACAGCTTATTGATTTAAAGGCTCTCATGGGGGATAAGTCTGATGATATTCCTGGAATAGATGGGATTGGTGAAGTTACAGCCAAAAAGCTACTCCATGAATATAAAACTCTTGATGGTGTTTATGAAAATATCGACAAGATGAAGAAAAACAAAACTACAGAAAGAATTGCAAATGGCAAGGAAGCGGCCTACCTTTCAAAAGAACTTGGTAGAATAAAGTGCGATGTTGAGGTTGAAGGTAAAGATTATTTCAAACTTAGAGATCCTAATACTGAAAGAGTTAATGAAATTTTTTCTGACCTTGAATTCCAAGATTTTACGAGCGGAGAAAGTAAGGATGACAAGATTGAAGTCGAGTATAAACTAGTCGATTCTTTTAAAGATATTAAATTTGCTTCAAAGACTCTTGCTATAAAACAATTTTTTAGAAACTCTTACCACAATGAAGAGCCTTTAGCTTATGGTGTTTATGATGGAGAAAGAGCTTATATTTCTGAGTCAGTTAATGATTTCTATGAAATTTTTGATGAAAAATATGAGCTTATAGGCGGAAATATCAAAGAGGACCTATACCATTTAATTAAGAATGGTATTAATAAAAATGTCTTTATATTTGATGTTGTTGTGGGTGATTATCTTGTAGATCCTACTTCAAATGGAGAAACTATTTCTGCTGTTTATAGTAGATATTTTTCATCAGCTAAAAACTATGAAGATCTATTTTCTAAAAACAAGAAAACCAAAACAGAAGACTTTGATAAGGATAAACTCTTTAATTCATATGCTGTAGGCCTAGCGCAAATTTATAAGCTCTATCCTGTTTTAAAAGACAAGATAGAATCTATGGATATGACTGATCTATTAAATGATATTGAGCTTCCACTAACCCATGTACTTGCAAATATGGAGTACGATGGAGTAGAGGTTAAAAAATCTATCCTTGAAGATTTGGGCAAGCAATTTCAAGCGGATTTAGACCATATGGAAGAGAAGATATTTGAACTGGCTGGAGAAGAATTCAATATTAATTCTCCTAAGCAGCTGGGCGAAATTTTATTTAACAAGCTTGATCTACCTGTTATAAAGAAAACAAAAACAGGATTTTCCACAGACCAAGAAGTCTTGGAAAAATTAAGTGACAAACACCCTCTTCCAAAGCTAATTCTTGAATATAGGCAGGATAGTAAATTAAAGAGCACATATGTAGATGGTATTGTCGATATAATTGATGAAGATGGGAGGCTTAGGTCTACATTTAACCAAGTAAAAACAGCAACAGGTAGAATTTCCTCAACAGAACCTAACTTACAAAATATTCCTACAAGGACTGAAAAGGGAAGGATGCTAAGGAAGGCTTTTGTTGCAAAAGACGGACATCAATTACTTGACCTAGACTATTCACAAATTGAACTTAGGGTGTTAGCTGCGGTTAGCAAGGAAGAAAAAATGATTGAAGGCTTTCATGGGGACTTAGACATTCATAGGAAGACTGCAAGTGAAGTTTTTGATATTCCTTATGATGAAGTAACAGACATGGAACGCTACCATGCCAAGGCTGTTAACTTTGGTATCGTCTATGGCATAAGCGACTATGGACTCAGTCGTAATTTGGATATTGGTAGGGACTCTGCCAAAGAATACATCGACAACTACTGGAGACAATTTCCTAATGTAAAAAAATATATGGACGATGTGGTCGAAGGTGCTAAAAAAGATGGTTATGTAACGACCTTGTTTAATCGCAGAAGGGCTATACCTGAATTAAATAGCAAAAATTTTAACATTCGTAGTTTTGGTGAAAGAATTGCTCTTAATACTCCAATCCAAGGGACAGCTGCAGATATAATTAAAATTGCCATGGTAAAAGTTTTTGATTATTTAAGGGAAAATAAAATGAAATCTAAACTTATTTTAACCATTCATGACGAATTGATTTTAGAAGCGGCTGATGATGAAGTAGATAAGCTTGCAAAAGATGTTAAACACATCATGGAAACGGTTACTGATATGGGTGTTGATTTGAAGGTTGATTATAGCATTGCAAAGGATTGGTATGAAGCCTAA
- a CDS encoding phosphodiester glycosidase family protein, with protein sequence MKRVLCIILSLIMLTSISLAGAPTYESKTVSGVRANVVKVKLEEGVKLRVAKNNDKLIGAESFQSMVKTYGAKAAINANYFDAYKALEPMATIIKGKQVIHMVGNTASLMVYDDYKVHFDTLTLSYKGSLDGKTKNEWNNNTQAMDFNIFSVWYVNRNPSDQSGVYIFTKYRNKDIVLNGGWIVEVVNNVVGKTYSPAGKITIPENGYVIYYGPQAADKNFVDQRFKAGRTVGLELVDQTGSSTFKAGDKDIKYSDISDMIAAGPMVVKNGKNVAAENKKAFKEAKINTNSAQRSAIGLTANNELVMVTCVATMEKLAEVMIALGCKDAMNLDGGASSALFVNGKFVKPAGRNLNTIFMVQ encoded by the coding sequence ATGAAAAGAGTTCTTTGTATTATTTTATCTTTAATAATGCTGACAAGTATTTCTTTAGCCGGAGCGCCAACATATGAATCTAAAACTGTTAGCGGTGTAAGGGCTAATGTTGTTAAAGTAAAGTTAGAAGAGGGCGTTAAACTTAGGGTTGCCAAAAACAATGATAAGTTAATTGGCGCTGAGTCCTTTCAATCCATGGTAAAAACTTATGGTGCAAAGGCTGCTATAAATGCTAACTACTTTGACGCTTATAAAGCCTTGGAGCCAATGGCAACGATTATCAAAGGTAAACAAGTTATTCATATGGTTGGCAATACTGCAAGCCTAATGGTATATGATGATTACAAGGTCCACTTTGATACTCTCACACTATCTTATAAAGGAAGCCTTGATGGCAAGACTAAAAATGAGTGGAATAATAATACACAAGCAATGGATTTTAATATTTTTAGCGTATGGTATGTAAACCGAAATCCTAGTGACCAATCAGGTGTTTATATATTTACAAAATACAGAAACAAGGACATAGTTTTAAATGGTGGTTGGATAGTAGAGGTTGTCAATAATGTTGTTGGTAAAACTTATTCGCCGGCAGGGAAAATTACAATACCTGAGAATGGATACGTAATTTATTATGGACCACAAGCAGCTGACAAAAATTTTGTTGACCAAAGATTTAAAGCAGGTAGAACTGTTGGCCTAGAACTTGTGGATCAAACTGGTAGCTCAACTTTTAAAGCTGGAGATAAGGATATAAAATATTCAGATATATCCGACATGATTGCTGCTGGACCTATGGTTGTAAAGAATGGGAAAAATGTAGCAGCAGAAAATAAAAAGGCTTTTAAAGAAGCGAAGATAAATACAAACTCTGCTCAGAGATCTGCAATTGGTCTTACAGCAAATAACGAGCTCGTTATGGTGACATGTGTTGCCACTATGGAAAAGCTCGCTGAAGTGATGATAGCATTAGGATGTAAAGACGCTATGAACTTAGACGGAGGAGCATCGAGTGCCCTTTTTGTAAATGGAAAATTTGTAAAGCCTGCAGGAAGAAATTTAAATACAATATTTATGGTTCAATAA
- a CDS encoding PolC-type DNA polymerase III — MDNSILEVILTGDDIEHFNSLNFKVERVDLDTKTNSIKVSSCSNQNINQIDLDFIKKAFEKYLSSLEVIVNNKIIKTDVEDEKDVDAQNLLDSTESLVDEYKFDDEFEEEDLAFTNKVLTEEVEPAKESKKTENKKSFYKFSKKDFKNIIKIKDLTQDDVFPTVEGEIFALNIRDTRREDLKILGFYVYDETESLMVRAFINSDKLDEIKNNLFDGQYIRLNGDYAYNNFDKCMALTMRNYEIVEKEARQDNADVKRVEIHAHTKMSTLAGSIDAGDLVKQLKAWGHRGFCLTDLSNVQSYPDVMDASDENFKIVYGIEGVLIDDKERLIVDYKDGFKDFVVFDIESTGLNPFSDDVIEIGAVKIRDGEIVDRYNQLINPGRPISAFTTQLTSITNEDLADKPSFEEIKDDFYDFIKGTILVAHNAEFDIGFMKRKYSEYGIYLDNPYADTLKISRYTLTDLKRHKLDIVAERLGVSLQNHHRAVDDANATAEIFIALVNILIRQGDIEDYYGLKDIKYINEFSSFNALIYAKNYTGLINLYHLVSDSHTDSFMHGPKIMLSDLEKYREGLILGAEAIKGDLFNKIQSGFLKEDLEDMISKYDFVEIQPFDNYAGLLMSNRYNSVDDLTSILKEYIGTADFYNKKIIAGGNVYEMVPNDIIIRRILAKGRGDFRGENDPPMFLKTTDEMLAGFNFISDRAYEFAVENTNELLDACEQLRPIPKEKFPPIVEGSDMELRESCLKKARSIYGDDLPEIVEKRLEKELNSIISNGYAVMYIIAERLVKKSEDDGYIVGSRGSVGSSFAATMSGITEVNPLPPHYVCTKCKYSEFDESGKYNVGVDMPNKDCPHCGIEMKKDGYNIPFETFLGFNGDKEPDIDLNFAGEYQPKAHAYVEELFGHNYVFRAGTIGTIQFKVGYGYVKNYFEEKGEHVSDAEVYRLVDKMIGIKRTTGQHPGGIMIVPKNKDIHDFSPIQYPADDANSGVFTTHFAYKAIHSNILKLDILGHDGPTMIRMLEDMTGVSHKSIKFDDPEILSMFSSTKPLKLDPEILGCSTSTLAIPEFGTDFVVSMLDDTNPKNFADLVRISGLSHGTDVYLNNAKDLIEQGVCELKDVIATREDIMTYLLHAGMENDFSFFTMEKVRKGKPLTEEDEVKMRDHGLPEWYIDSCNKIKYMFPKAHAVAYVMLSYRLAWYKLHYPEAFYATFFTTKKIDFDYSAITGGLEKINEKIKIIKSLERPTQKEQNDLKLLIVAREMYLRGITCKPADIYKSEPFKFLKAEGAIIPPLTVIPNLGDGVAESIVEERNISKFLSLDDLMKRTRLNKTSVAYMKDHGILEGMQDTNQISMF; from the coding sequence ATGGATAATTCGATTTTAGAAGTGATATTAACTGGCGATGATATTGAACATTTTAATAGTTTGAACTTTAAAGTTGAAAGGGTGGACTTAGATACCAAGACCAATTCTATAAAAGTCAGCTCTTGTTCTAATCAAAACATCAATCAAATTGATTTAGATTTCATCAAGAAGGCTTTTGAAAAGTACTTATCTTCTCTGGAAGTTATAGTAAACAACAAAATTATAAAGACTGACGTTGAAGACGAGAAGGATGTTGATGCTCAGAACTTGCTTGATAGCACCGAAAGTTTAGTAGATGAATATAAATTTGATGATGAGTTCGAAGAAGAGGATTTAGCTTTTACAAATAAAGTTTTAACCGAAGAAGTGGAACCAGCAAAGGAAAGTAAGAAGACTGAAAACAAGAAGAGTTTTTATAAATTCTCCAAAAAAGATTTTAAGAATATTATTAAAATAAAAGATCTAACCCAAGATGATGTTTTTCCTACTGTAGAAGGGGAAATTTTTGCTTTAAATATTAGAGATACCAGACGTGAAGATCTTAAGATTCTTGGCTTTTATGTATATGATGAGACTGAATCTTTAATGGTTAGGGCTTTTATAAATTCAGATAAATTGGATGAAATAAAGAACAATTTATTTGATGGTCAGTATATAAGACTAAATGGTGATTACGCTTACAACAATTTTGATAAGTGTATGGCTCTTACCATGCGTAATTATGAGATTGTAGAGAAAGAAGCTCGTCAAGACAATGCAGATGTTAAGAGAGTAGAAATTCATGCCCATACAAAGATGAGTACTTTAGCGGGGTCAATTGATGCTGGAGATTTGGTCAAGCAATTAAAGGCATGGGGACACAGGGGCTTTTGCCTTACAGACTTATCTAACGTTCAAAGTTATCCTGATGTAATGGATGCTTCTGATGAAAATTTTAAAATTGTATATGGTATTGAAGGCGTTTTAATTGATGATAAAGAAAGGCTTATTGTTGATTATAAAGATGGCTTCAAAGACTTTGTTGTTTTTGATATTGAATCCACTGGGCTTAATCCATTTAGCGACGATGTAATTGAAATTGGTGCTGTAAAGATTAGGGATGGTGAAATTGTTGATAGGTACAACCAATTAATAAATCCAGGCAGGCCTATATCTGCTTTTACAACGCAATTAACTAGTATTACTAACGAAGACTTGGCTGATAAACCAAGCTTTGAAGAAATAAAAGATGACTTCTATGATTTCATCAAGGGAACTATTTTGGTTGCTCACAATGCTGAGTTTGATATTGGCTTTATGAAAAGAAAATACAGCGAATATGGAATATATTTAGACAATCCATACGCTGACACGCTTAAAATCAGCAGATATACTTTAACTGACTTAAAGAGACATAAGCTTGATATTGTTGCTGAAAGATTAGGGGTAAGTCTACAAAACCACCACAGGGCAGTAGACGACGCCAACGCTACAGCAGAAATTTTTATTGCTCTTGTAAATATTTTGATTAGGCAAGGAGATATAGAAGACTACTATGGCCTAAAGGATATTAAATATATCAATGAGTTTTCTAGTTTTAATGCACTTATTTATGCGAAGAACTATACAGGTTTGATAAATCTTTATCACTTGGTTTCAGATTCTCATACAGATAGCTTTATGCATGGGCCAAAGATTATGTTAAGTGATTTGGAAAAATATAGAGAAGGATTAATCCTTGGTGCAGAGGCAATAAAGGGCGATTTATTTAATAAAATTCAATCGGGATTTTTAAAAGAAGATCTTGAAGATATGATTAGCAAATACGATTTTGTTGAAATTCAACCTTTTGATAACTATGCAGGCCTTCTGATGTCCAATAGATATAATTCGGTTGATGATTTAACTTCTATTTTAAAAGAATATATTGGTACTGCTGATTTTTATAATAAAAAAATAATTGCGGGCGGCAATGTCTATGAGATGGTTCCAAATGATATAATTATTAGAAGAATTTTGGCCAAGGGTCGTGGAGACTTTAGAGGTGAAAATGATCCACCTATGTTCTTGAAGACAACAGATGAGATGCTAGCGGGCTTTAACTTTATTTCTGATAGGGCCTACGAATTTGCAGTTGAAAATACAAATGAACTTTTGGATGCATGTGAACAGTTAAGACCAATTCCTAAAGAAAAGTTTCCGCCTATAGTTGAAGGCTCAGATATGGAATTAAGAGAGTCTTGTCTTAAAAAAGCGAGGTCTATTTATGGTGATGACTTACCTGAAATAGTTGAGAAGAGACTTGAAAAGGAACTTAATTCTATAATTTCAAACGGTTATGCAGTTATGTATATTATTGCAGAGAGACTTGTTAAAAAATCGGAAGATGATGGATATATAGTTGGTTCTCGTGGTAGTGTTGGATCAAGTTTTGCTGCAACTATGAGCGGCATTACAGAAGTTAATCCCTTGCCACCACATTATGTATGCACAAAGTGTAAGTACAGCGAATTTGATGAAAGCGGCAAGTATAATGTAGGCGTTGATATGCCAAATAAAGATTGTCCACACTGCGGCATTGAAATGAAAAAAGATGGCTACAATATTCCTTTTGAAACTTTCTTAGGATTTAATGGTGATAAGGAACCAGATATCGACCTTAACTTTGCCGGTGAATACCAACCAAAGGCCCACGCTTATGTAGAAGAATTATTTGGCCACAATTATGTCTTTAGGGCAGGGACTATTGGAACAATTCAATTTAAAGTTGGCTATGGATATGTTAAAAATTATTTTGAAGAGAAAGGTGAACATGTATCCGATGCTGAGGTTTATAGATTAGTTGACAAAATGATTGGTATAAAGAGAACAACAGGCCAACACCCAGGAGGCATTATGATTGTTCCTAAGAATAAAGATATCCATGATTTTTCACCTATACAATATCCAGCAGATGATGCTAATTCAGGCGTGTTTACAACACATTTTGCTTATAAGGCTATTCACTCGAATATATTAAAGCTAGATATACTTGGTCACGATGGTCCTACAATGATTAGGATGCTGGAAGATATGACTGGCGTTAGCCATAAAAGTATAAAATTTGATGACCCAGAAATTTTATCCATGTTTTCATCTACTAAGCCTTTGAAATTAGACCCAGAAATTTTGGGGTGCAGCACAAGTACTCTAGCTATTCCAGAATTTGGAACTGACTTTGTTGTAAGCATGCTTGACGATACAAATCCTAAAAACTTTGCTGACCTTGTCAGAATTTCAGGCCTATCACATGGAACGGATGTTTATTTAAATAATGCAAAGGACTTGATTGAACAAGGAGTGTGTGAACTAAAGGACGTTATCGCAACCAGGGAAGATATTATGACTTATCTATTACATGCTGGTATGGAAAATGATTTTTCTTTCTTTACCATGGAAAAAGTTAGAAAGGGAAAACCACTCACTGAAGAAGATGAAGTCAAGATGAGAGATCATGGTTTGCCTGAATGGTATATAGATTCCTGTAATAAAATTAAATACATGTTTCCAAAAGCTCATGCTGTTGCATATGTAATGTTAAGTTACAGGCTTGCTTGGTACAAACTTCATTACCCTGAAGCCTTTTATGCAACTTTCTTTACAACCAAAAAGATTGACTTTGACTATTCTGCAATTACAGGTGGCTTAGAGAAAATAAATGAAAAAATAAAAATTATAAAATCTCTTGAAAGACCTACACAAAAAGAACAAAATGACTTAAAATTATTAATTGTTGCAAGAGAAATGTATCTTAGAGGTATAACTTGCAAGCCAGCTGATATTTATAAGTCAGAGCCTTTTAAATTTTTAAAAGCTGAGGGAGCAATAATTCCACCTTTAACTGTAATTCCAAACTTAGGAGATGGGGTTGCTGAAAGTATAGTTGAAGAGAGAAATATTTCTAAATTTTTAAGTTTGGATGACTTGATGAAGAGGACTCGACTAAATAAGACAAGTGTCGCATATATGAAAGATCATGGAATCTTGGAAGGTATGCAAGATACAAATCAAATATCTATGTTTTAA